In the Acidobacteriota bacterium genome, CTGAAGGTCTCGAAGAATCTCCTCTCATCGCAGATGTTCCCTTCAAGAAGCATCTTCATCTGATCCGAGGTGAGAGGGAAAAAGCGGAATCGTTCCATTATTTTGACGGCAGGCTTCAAGAACCATGAAGGAATGTGAACCTTCCTTACCCTCTTTCCCAGGGTTTTGCCAATGGTGTCGAGGATTGCATTGAACTCCATCTTATCCGGCCCTCCAGCTTCGTATACCTGATCGTCGGTTTCAGAAAACTCGATCGCTCTGACGAACCCTTCCGAGACATTTTTCACCGAAACCGGCTGAAGCATGTACTTCCCGCTGCCGATAACAGGGATCACCGGCAATTTTCTCATCATATCGGCAAAAAGGTTTACAAATTTATCCTCGGAGCCAAAGATGATGGATGGCCTGAAGATTGTGTATCTCAAGCCGCTCAATTTGAGATGATCTTCCGCTCTTGCCTTGGTCCGATGATACACCGTACGAGCGTTGATATCAGCACCCAGGGCACTCATCTGGATGAACTTCTTTATTCCTTGCCTCTTCGCTTCGTCGACGAGATTCCTGGTCCCTTCGTAATGGAGTCTTTCGAAGGTGATCCCTCTATTCGGGAATTCCCGGATGATGCCAACGAGGTTGATGACCGCGCCGCAGCCTTCCATCGCTTCCTTTAGCGAATGTGGCTCTCCTATATCTCCGTAGGCCGTCTCGACGCGGTCCGGCGCCGCAGGCTTTGATTCCGAACCCTTCCTGACGAGGCATCTCACATGATACTCATTATTGAGGAGATCTTGCGTGATCTGCCTTCCAACGAACCCTGTTCCACCCGCCAGAAAGATCTTTGTCATTTCAAGTTTACTCCCTGGACCGCATTTATTTCGGAGCTTTACTTCATTAGAGCCTTTTGAATCTCTATTAATAAGGATAGAGAAGATATTTCTTCCTGGTTGCCGCAAAACTCTTGAGTTCTTTCTGCCAGGATGATTCGATCCTCTTCAGAGAAGTCCCGGATTCCAACTGCCGTCGCAGTCTGTCCGAGCCGGCGAGGAGATCGATGGCGAGACGGTCATCCACAAACTCGTATGGTTCCTGTCTCCACTGAAACTGGCCGGGATAGAGCTTAAGCGCCGCTGAGAGGATGGCGACTCCTGTCAGGAAAGGCTTGAAGCATCTTCGGTCTGTGACGGCGATATGGACGCCGCCGCATGCCTCGTCTTTCCATTTCTGGAATTTTGGCTGGAAGCGGATCGGGCGGAAGACGACACCCGGAAGCTTCTCCTCTTTC is a window encoding:
- a CDS encoding complex I NDUFA9 subunit family protein, with translation MTKIFLAGGTGFVGRQITQDLLNNEYHVRCLVRKGSESKPAAPDRVETAYGDIGEPHSLKEAMEGCGAVINLVGIIREFPNRGITFERLHYEGTRNLVDEAKRQGIKKFIQMSALGADINARTVYHRTKARAEDHLKLSGLRYTIFRPSIIFGSEDKFVNLFADMMRKLPVIPVIGSGKYMLQPVSVKNVSEGFVRAIEFSETDDQVYEAGGPDKMEFNAILDTIGKTLGKRVRKVHIPSWFLKPAVKIMERFRFFPLTSDQMKMLLEGNICDERRFFETFRIKPIIFREEIRSYIK